The following coding sequences are from one Peromyscus eremicus chromosome X, PerEre_H2_v1, whole genome shotgun sequence window:
- the LOC131899918 gene encoding putative P2Y purinoceptor 10, whose protein sequence is MGSNSTSTAVSNCNATYLTFQYSLYATTYSLIFIPGLLANSAALWVLCRFISKKSKAIIFMINLSVADLAHVLSLPLRIYYYINRHWPFQRALCLLCFYLKYLNMYASIFFLTCISLQRCFFLLKPFRARNWKRRYDVGISAAIWVIMGTACLPLPILRSAGLANNTESCFADLGLHDISMASSIGMVTAAELGGFVLPVVIITYCTWKTRKSLQEFQDPPQNIKERKKALRMVLMCAVVFIVCFTPYHLNFPFFMMVKQHVFSNCSFIKSTLCFHIISLCLANLNCCLDPVVYYFMTSEFRDRFSEHGSLVIQSCVRCKDSTLEIHQRNENLQTISLECLDVPTQCDEIIL, encoded by the coding sequence ATGGGCAGCAATAGTACCAGCACTGCTGTGAGTAATTGCAATGCTACTTATTTGACATTTCAGTACTCTCTGTATGCAACCACCTATAGCTTAATATTCATCCCTGGTCTCCTGGCTAACAGTGCAGCCCTGTGGGTTCTGTGCCGCTTCATCAGCAAGAAGAGTAAGGCCATCATTTTCATGATCAACCTCTCAGTGGCGGATCTTGCTCACGTCCTGTCCTTACCTCTCCGGATTTACTATTACATCAACCGTCACTGGCCATTCCAAAGGGCCCTTTGCCTGCTCTGCTTCTATCTGAAATATCTCAACATGTATGCCAGCATTTTTTTCTTGACATGCATCAGCCTTCAGCGGTGCTTCTTTCTCCTGAAGCCATTCagagccagaaactggaagcgtAGGTATGACGTGGGCATCAGTGCTGCCATCTGGGTCATCATGGGGACTGCCTGTTTGCCACTTCCTATCCTGAGAAGTGCTGGCTTAGCCAACAACACTGAATCCTGCTTTGCTGATTTAGGGCTTCATGACATTAGTATGGCTTCCTCCATTGGCATGGTAACTGCCGCTGAACTTGGAGGGTTTGTATTGCCTGTTGTAATTATTACCTATTGCACATGGAAAACAAGAAAATCTTTACAGGAATTCCAAGATCCACCTCAGAATATTAAAGAGAGGAAAAAGGCTTTGAGGATGGTCCTAATGTGTGCAGTGGTATTCATAGTGTGCTTCACTCCTTACCATCTCAACTTCCCGTTCTTTATGATGGTGAAGCAACATGTCTTCTCGAACTGCTCCTTTATTAAGAGCACTCTGTGTTTCCACATCATTTCCCTGTGTCTTGCAAATCTGAATTGTTGCCTTGATCCAGTTGTGTATTATTTTATGACTTCGGAATTTCGTGATCGGTTTTCAGAACATGGCAGTTTGGTCATCCAGTCATGTGTGCGATGTAAGGATAGTACTTTGGAAATTCATCAGAGGAACGAGAATCTTCAGACTATCTCTCTTGAATGTTTGGATGTTCCAACACAATGTGATGAGATAATTCTCTAG